Within the Emticicia oligotrophica DSM 17448 genome, the region TTTCGCCCGAAACCTCATCTCCGTTGATAACTAATTTTACAGCAGTAACATCCTGTCCATCTTTCAGTTCAAAACAAAGTGCTTCGGAAGCTGGTTGAGCCGTTGCAGCGGCAACTGTATCGGCCACTACGGTCGTTGAATCGGTAGTTTCAGTTTTATTTGATTGGCAAGCAGCTAATGCCAAAAGAGCAATCAATGAAATTTTCTTCATGTTAGGTTTATTTATGGTTGTTTGACAATTAGACAAATGTAGTATTTTTTCACAATTCAAAAAAATAGTCCTTTTTTACCATTAAAGTATATTTTTAGCCGCTTATACCTAATTTTCAATATTTTCATCTCTTTTCCGTCATCGAATCAAACAGTAAATGTTTAGTACTTAATGAATACAACCGAACAAAATAAAGAACTACAACAAACCATCAACGGCGAGCGTCAGCGACTGTTGGGCTTTATCCGACAGCGGGTACCTTCGTTGGCCGATGCCGAAGATGTGATGCAAGATGTTTTTTATGAATTGGTAGAAATGTATCGACTTACTAAACCTATCGACCAGACAGTTTCTTGGCTTTTTACTGTTGCACGAAATAAAATAAATGATTTTTACCGTCAAAAAAAGACAGATGCTATTGAAGAAATGGTACAAAGTATCAACGATGACAACGAACAGATTTCATTATTTGAGTTACTTCCTGATGCTTCTACCCAAGACCCAATGATGCGAGAAACAATCTTAGAAGCTTTGGGAGATGCTCTTGAAGAGCTTCCTGCACATCAAAGATTGGTTTTTGAAATGCACGAATTGGAAGATAAATCTTTCAAAGAAATTTCAGAAATCACGGGGGTAAAAGTAAATGTTTTAATTTCGGAAAAGAGGCAAGCCATATTATTTCTAAGAGATAAGTTAAGGTATTTGTACGAAGATTTATTTGAATAACATAAAAATGACAGCAACATGGATTTTAGGCGGAATTGCTATCGGAGTTGTAGCACTAGCCATCGTAAGTTTAGTAGTAATGTATTTGTGGAATTGGTTGGCACCAAGAGTTTTTAAATTACCAACCATTCAGTTTAAACACGCCTTGGGCTTATTGATTTTGAGCAAAATTTTGTTCGGTGGCTTTGGCGGTTGGCACGGTGGACATCATGGTTTTCACCATGGCATGAAAACTGAACAATGCAAAACGTGGCAAATAAACCACGATAAAAAAGATTTATTAATTAAATAACACAATAATAAAATATTAGAAATGAAAAAGTTTTGGTTTTTTAAAGGCTTTTTAGCCATCGTAGGTTTTACAATTATTGGGGGTTTGGTAGTAATGGGCTTATGGAATTGGCTGATTCCAAGTATTTTTGGACTAACAAGCATCACTTGGATACAAGCTTTAGGCTTATTAGTTTTATCAAAGATTTTGTTTGGTGGTTTCAGAGGTGGTGGCTGTGGTGGAATGGGCGGTTTTGGCCGTCATCAGTTTTGGAAACACAAAATGGCTGAAAAAATGGCGAATATGACACCCGAAGAAAAAGAACAATTCAAAAATAAAATGATGAATCGTTGGGGAAAAGGAAAAGAGAAAAGTGAAGAGGGTATCTAAGAAAACTTATCCCACTGGAAGTATATTTCAGTGGGATTTTATTTATATTTTTCTATTTGACTGTTGAACAGTAACAATAGATTTACATAGTCCGTAAGACTAAAGGTTCGAGTAATTTGATGAGAAAACTATCAAATCTTATCCTTTATCTTGTAGCTTACTAAACACGCTATGATTCCTAAAATAAACGCAGCAAATGTAAAAGCACTCCCAAACAAAAGAAAGAAAGCACTTCCTGTTAATGATTTATGATAAACGTTCATCATACTTCTTGCAATTACATTTGCACTTATAAATACAGCTATAAATGGCGTAAAAGCACCAATAACAACGCTTGCAATAACAGTGGCTACTGTAAACCAAAAGTTATGCTTCAAATACTTATAA harbors:
- a CDS encoding RNA polymerase sigma factor, with product MNTTEQNKELQQTINGERQRLLGFIRQRVPSLADAEDVMQDVFYELVEMYRLTKPIDQTVSWLFTVARNKINDFYRQKKTDAIEEMVQSINDDNEQISLFELLPDASTQDPMMRETILEALGDALEELPAHQRLVFEMHELEDKSFKEISEITGVKVNVLISEKRQAILFLRDKLRYLYEDLFE